The following proteins are co-located in the Malus sylvestris chromosome 13, drMalSylv7.2, whole genome shotgun sequence genome:
- the LOC126596109 gene encoding uncharacterized protein LOC126596109, with protein sequence MSDGNMGTLFDFLYHSEIDLDALAIDLYVDFSLLFPRNLDFRPVWDPGNAVTNTIELMCCFMCHENHFDVHPQFLVLQLDLINPSMHSTCLLLATGIGIIQHKSRLLHLMVQSQYMRYCSCSNLSTDYVVSMTEMHGFFHDWELCIYEHEPYHISIVGVCPFATTHVIPPLQRLVGLVLITDPMVILNAFGKHFNGPKFVVECTATYLVNVIASLFVSNNTLSQLVERHYKTLDRLNVNGLLPLHDLIELASTNFGLNASEMIFFVYLEGLLGHAQESIGLPVWSNDGPHGLAGNIQILGTAYDRRT encoded by the coding sequence ATGAGTGATGGCAATATGGGTACTCTATTTGATTTCCTATATCACTCGGAAATCGATTTGGATGCTTTGGCTATAGACCTATATGTTGATTTCTCTCTGCTGTTCCCTAGGAACCTTGACTTTCGGCCTGTATGGGATCCAGGCAATGCTGTAACTAACACTATAGAGTTGATGTGCTGTTTTATGTGCCACGAGAACCATTTCGATGTGCACCCTCAGTTTTTGGTTTTGCAGCTAGACCTCATAAATCCTTCAATGCATTCTACTTGTCTCCTTCTTGCCACAGGAATAGGAATTATTCAACATAAATCTAGGCTTTTGCACTTGATGGTCCAATCTCAGTACATGAGGTACTGTTCTTGTTCCAATCTTTCAACGGATTATGTTGTTTCTATGACCGAAATGCACGGTTTCTTTCATGATTGGGAGTTGTGCATTTATGAGCATGAaccatatcatatttctattgTTGGAGTTTGCCCGTTTGCAACCACCCATGTTATTCCTCCACTTCAGAGACTTGTTGGTCTTGTTCTTATTACTGATCCCATGGTTATACTGAATGCTTTTGGCAAGCATTTTAATGGTCCAAAGTTTGTAGTTGAGTGCACTGCTACATATCTGGTTAATGTTATAGCTTCTCTATTTGTGTCTAATAATACTCTTTCTCAGTTAGTTGAGAGACACTACAAAACCCTTGACCGTTTAAACGTAAATGGGTTATTGCCTTTACATGATTTGATTGAGCTGGCTTCTACTAACTTTGGCCTCAATGCTAGtgagatgattttttttgtatacTTGGAGGGCTTACTTGGTCATGCTCAGGAGAGCATTGGTTTGCCAGTGTGGAGCAACGATGGACCGCATGGTCTTGCAGGAAATATTCAGATTTTGGGCACTGCGTATGATAGAAGAACCTGA
- the LOC126596111 gene encoding cytochrome b5-like, with translation MGSGGKVFTLAQVSEHNTPKDCWLVINGKVYDVTKFLEDHPGGDDVLVSATGKDATDDFEDVGHSDNARDMLKDFYVGEIDASTIPKSTTPKQPHYNQDKTSEFIVKLLQFLVPIAILGLAFGVHLYTKSS, from the exons ATGGGTAGTGGCGGAAAGGTTTTCACTTTGGCTCAAGTCTCCGAGCACAACACCCCCAAGGACTGCTGGCTTGTCATCAATGGCAAG GTATATGATGTGACCAAATTCTTGGAGGACCATCCTGGTGGTGATGATGTATTGGTGTCAGCAACAG GGAAGGATGCAACTGATGATTTTGAGGACGTGGGTCACAGTGATAATGCCAGAGATATGTTGAAGGACTTCTACGTGGGAGAGATTGATGCCTCTACCATCCCCAAAAGTACCACGCCGAAGCAGCCTCATTACAACCAGGACAAGACTTCAGAGTTTATCGTCAAACTTCTCCAGTTCCTGGTTCCCATTGCAATCTTGGGTTTGGCTTTTGGCGTCCACCTTTACACCAAGTCATCATAA